Part of the Triplophysa rosa linkage group LG21, Trosa_1v2, whole genome shotgun sequence genome is shown below.
TCACAGAGGTGGACGTCACCCATCAGACTGCTGAAACAATTAATAGACAAGGCTGTGTTGAGAAGGTTAACCGATTCATCGACCTCTCCATTTTCAAGCACCGAGGCTTCCTCATCTATCTAGTGGGAAACGTTGTCATGCTTTTCGGATTTTTTGCGCCAATCGTGTTCCTGGTACCCTACGCAGAGCAGCATGGGATAGATGAGCACGATGCAGTATTACTGCTCTCCATATTTTCTCTGGCAGACACGGTTGCGTGTCCGGGAACAGGTTTCATCGCCAGCACCGGGTGGATCCGGCCTAATATTCAGTATTTCTTTAGCTTTGCCGTGGCATGCAACGGTGTTTGTCACCTCACGTGTTCCCTCCTGTCAGGTTATGTAGGGCTGGTGGTGTATACAATAATTTTTGGCTTGACCTGCGGGATGGTAGGTGCTCTTAAGTTTGAAGTACTGATGGATCTGGTTGGTGCCCATCAGTTCTCCAGCACTGTTGGGCTGGTCACAGTTATAGAATGCATACCTGTTCTGCTTGGCCCACCGATATTTGGTAAGTCCATACCTACAGTACAAGTGTGgctgtgtatttttgtgttataaAATACAGGATGATTCTTGATTATGTTTCTCAACAGGTTTACTGGTTGAcattttcaaggactacaaGTTCATACACTTTACAAGTGGTGGGATGTTGTTGACTTCAGGCGTCTTTCTCTTCATCATGAACTATTACAATTACAGACAGCTGGAAAACAAGGAGAAAGCAAGTAAAAAAGAACTACAGATCAGCTCAGCCAATGAGCTCCCAGCAAGGGAGGAAGCCAATGACAAAGAAGCAGCAGTCAATATGAGGTCGGAGGAGGCGACATATTCAACTTGATTCAGTTTGCTTGTATTAGAAACTCATTGAaaacattatatacagtattagaaTGAAAGATCGTTGCATTTAACAAATTATAAGGTGTAGAATATAAGGTATAAACAGGTGTGTTTTATCTTTTATCTTATCAGGCACAGTCGCTCTGCTATCTAAATCAACTTGAAACTTTGATTAAACATAACTTTCTAAATTTTCAACATGCACAGTTGCAATATTTTGATAATTTCGATATAGTCGATATAGCTGCCCAGCAATAATacctattttaataattcaggaaaactgaaaataattttggagtggtctcttaaagggacacttcacccaaaaatgaaaattctgtcattatgcaCTCttcttcgagttgttccaaatctgtataaatgtcattgttctgatgaacacagagaaagatatttggaagaatgcttataaccagacagattccccccattgactcccatagtaggaaaaattactttatcattttttttggttcttttgaacacaaaagaagacattttgaagattgtagatcagcaaacagttctggggcacttttgacttgcattgtcatttttcctactatagtagtttacggggggggggggcaaaatccatttggttataagcattcttccaaatatctttctatgtgttaatcataacaaagacatttatacagaattggaacaacttgaaggtgagtcaatgatgacagaattttcatttttgggtgaagtatccctttaattctttCAGGGCTGTTTTCTGTGATCCCCCATTTTTATACCTAAACATTATTTTCCTTATGTCTCTGTTGCCTTtaaaaaattgtgaaaagtactacaaaaataaatttgaactGAATTAAATTGAATGGGAGATATTTCCTTTATACAAAAAGGTATATAATGAAATGttctcaaacaaacaaaaatcttcAGCATCACAAACAGCCACATCACTAAAAAAAGTGAATTCTCTATATGATTGTTGATTACAAAATCAAATGATACAgtaatatatacaaaatatccttaacacaaatacaacaaacataaaaagaactgggcccagttgcataaagcaccttaattaagtatgacacttaaggggtgatttccctttaccaaagacaataggagaataacttaagtaaaacttaaggtatacttaaggacacacttaagggaaaattacacttaaggtgctttatgcaaccaggCCCTGACCTTTAGTCTCTTATACACAGAGAAACACTGTAACTGATGGACTAACGTATACTGCACAATGCAATTTCAAGTTTAAAGCCAAAGAAAAGGCTAAAACAGCACCATAGTACAGTAccgtacatactgtatatatatactatatatatatatatatcaaagaGGAATGTATGGTTAGAGATTGAGCCAAGGATGCTTGAGACACTGAGCTGCTGTGGCTCTCCGCTCCGGTATAAAGTCTAACATTTGTAACAGGAAATCAGAAAAGAGTAACGCCTCCCTGAGAAGAAACTGATATTTCTCTACAAGCACATCGTACAGACTCCACGGGCGAAGGACAGAAATTCGCAGCAACTCGCCTGTAAAAGAAATAATGTGGGTCTATTAGGGTTTTTTTTGTGAATGAATAACACATTTACTCATGTCATAGGATGCCATTGATTTAATATGGATttaatatggttttaatattctACTCACCCTTGCGGTCAAAATATTCAAAGGAGAATTTGCCAGACAGAGCCACTGATGCTGGAATATTCCCCAGAAGCTCAATTATATGAGCCAGGTGATCTGCAAATGATAGCAGCTGTCAACACCTCAGGTCTTCACTTTTTTTCTAATGCCAAAGtcaaagtccccgtgaaccggaagttgcgatcgtttttacttctgtattttgacacatttctgaatgaaatgGAATTTCCAATGAGAAatatagtgggcgtggcttttgtctttctctgcaatttgattggatgtagaAAACGGCCGTTGGATATTGAAATAGAACTGGCAatagactgacagttgaaggggaggagttaacggatgctccgcccaagccatctaacatacatcattttgatggatagtcattacaggaaggaagtgcattttcagattttaactaaagattatgagggcacacaaattttaaaaagagaatgacccacattgataaactatttacaataaacgctgcaatatttcatgcaaaaataggcactgtcattttttatttcactgggactttaagcatGATGGCTTACCTTCTTCCAAGGTGAAATTCTGCCCTGCTTTGGGTTCAAATAAGGAATCACCTGTAACAAGCTCGAATGCCTGTTgcaaaaataacagtaaatacATCTGAATcaaattcatttgttttgtaggTTCAACCATAGATATATATACATAGATATCTCATTCACAGCTGTTTTAGGG
Proteins encoded:
- the slc16a7 gene encoding monocarboxylate transporter 2 is translated as MPSDVTDLVYTPPDGGWGWVVVVASFISIGFAFSFPKSLTIYFKEIQEHFIISYSEIAWVSSIMMATTYAGGPVSSVLVNRYGSRAVVIIGGLMVSAAMITASFATSVMHLFICVGVIGGFGLAFNLQPSLTITAKYFFVKRPIANGLAMAGSPVLLSVLAPLNQFLFDNFGWRGSFLILGGVLLHCCVAGSLMRPIKIKPAVKKPTHQSVTEVDVTHQTAETINRQGCVEKVNRFIDLSIFKHRGFLIYLVGNVVMLFGFFAPIVFLVPYAEQHGIDEHDAVLLLSIFSLADTVACPGTGFIASTGWIRPNIQYFFSFAVACNGVCHLTCSLLSGYVGLVVYTIIFGLTCGMVGALKFEVLMDLVGAHQFSSTVGLVTVIECIPVLLGPPIFGLLVDIFKDYKFIHFTSGGMLLTSGVFLFIMNYYNYRQLENKEKASKKELQISSANELPAREEANDKEAAVNMRSEEATYST